Proteins from a genomic interval of Pseudomonas paeninsulae:
- a CDS encoding GntR family transcriptional regulator: MPTFTAPNLGVTPTASEVITKHLRDAIIGGHFAENEPVRQDDIARIFNVSKIPVREALKRLEAEGLVQFQRNKGAVVTKISEPELAQIFEVRVLLEVQAIRLAVPNMTAATFVRAERICEEFIGETDIGRWAELNWALHACLYEPAQRPFLLNLIRSIHDKVERYLRMQMSLSAGKDRADHEHREILTACRAGDADKAAELIEQHIIGVCRTLYEHLPNRLTPN, encoded by the coding sequence TTGCCCACCTTCACCGCCCCCAACCTCGGCGTCACCCCGACCGCCTCGGAAGTCATCACCAAGCACCTACGCGACGCAATCATCGGCGGCCATTTCGCCGAGAATGAGCCGGTCCGCCAGGACGACATCGCGCGAATCTTCAATGTCAGCAAGATTCCGGTGCGCGAAGCGCTCAAGCGCTTGGAGGCCGAAGGACTGGTGCAATTCCAGCGCAACAAGGGCGCGGTGGTGACCAAGATCTCCGAGCCGGAACTGGCGCAGATCTTCGAGGTGCGGGTGCTGCTGGAAGTCCAGGCGATTCGCCTGGCCGTGCCAAACATGACCGCGGCGACCTTCGTCCGCGCCGAACGCATCTGCGAGGAGTTCATCGGCGAGACCGACATCGGCCGCTGGGCCGAGCTGAACTGGGCACTGCACGCCTGCCTCTACGAACCGGCGCAGCGGCCCTTCCTGCTCAACCTGATTCGCTCCATCCACGACAAGGTGGAACGCTACCTGCGCATGCAGATGAGCCTGTCCGCAGGCAAGGACCGCGCCGACCACGAGCACCGTGAGATCCTCACGGCCTGCCGTGCGGGCGATGCCGACAAGGCCGCCGAACTGATCGAACAACACATCATCGGCGTCTGCCGCACCCTCTATGAGCACCTGCCCAATCGCCTGACGCCGAACTGA
- a CDS encoding PA4642 family protein, which yields MRKDKKQVIGEEIGDEPIKLFLAVEPADATPPSLHKLIKAYRGLRVDDFTRFVGFFVEAGYDLEAKDAQGRDFIALVQEQRFAEPYIEVIKAARG from the coding sequence ATGCGTAAAGACAAGAAACAGGTGATTGGCGAAGAGATTGGTGATGAGCCGATCAAGCTGTTCCTCGCCGTGGAGCCGGCTGACGCCACGCCGCCGTCGTTGCATAAACTGATCAAGGCCTATCGCGGCCTGCGCGTCGACGATTTCACGCGGTTCGTCGGCTTCTTCGTCGAAGCTGGTTACGACCTCGAGGCCAAGGATGCCCAGGGTCGCGACTTCATCGCCCTGGTCCAGGAACAGCGCTTTGCCGAACCCTATATCGAGGTGATCAAGGCCGCGCGCGGTTGA
- the ltrA gene encoding group II intron reverse transcriptase/maturase: MPPVGVRVSSNVETQNILQEKTVTPGPGRYPRMTADRAQASTASVAWTNAEPDTLMERVLAPANLKRAYRRVVSNKGAPGADGMTVYELAGYVKQYWPTLKARLLAGEYHPQGVRAVDIPKPKGGTRQLGIPSVVDRLIQQALLQQLTPIFDSLFSDYSYGFRPGRSAHQAIETARAHVAAGHRWCVELDLEKFFDRVNHDVLMAHVQRQVEDKRVLRLIRRYLEAGVMSGGVTSRRQEGAPQGGPLSPLLSNILLNELDRELTKRGHRFVRYADDANIYVRSQRAGVRVMASVERVLNRRLKLTLNREKSRVARPWICDYLGYGMSWHQQPRLRVATMSLRRLRDRLRTLLRSNRGRKMAHVIERLNPVLRGWSGYFKLSQSKRPLEELDGWVCHKLRCVIWRQWKRPFTRARNLMRLGLSEVRAWKSAVNGRGPWWNSGASHMNQALPKKLWDRLGLVSILDTINRLSRIA; the protein is encoded by the coding sequence ATGCCGCCAGTAGGCGTCAGAGTCTCGTCGAATGTTGAAACGCAGAATATTCTCCAAGAGAAAACTGTTACCCCAGGTCCCGGACGGTATCCGAGGATGACGGCTGACAGGGCGCAAGCATCGACGGCGTCTGTGGCGTGGACGAACGCGGAGCCGGACACGCTGATGGAGCGGGTGCTTGCACCTGCCAACCTCAAACGTGCGTATCGCCGCGTGGTCAGCAACAAGGGTGCGCCGGGTGCCGATGGCATGACGGTCTACGAATTGGCGGGCTACGTGAAACAGTATTGGCCAACCCTCAAGGCGAGGTTGCTGGCCGGCGAGTATCACCCGCAAGGTGTGCGCGCCGTTGACATCCCCAAGCCCAAAGGCGGCACAAGACAGCTGGGTATCCCCAGCGTCGTGGATCGCCTGATCCAACAGGCTCTGTTGCAACAGCTCACGCCGATCTTCGACTCGCTGTTCTCGGACTACAGCTACGGCTTTCGTCCGGGCAGAAGCGCCCACCAAGCCATCGAAACAGCCCGTGCCCATGTGGCGGCAGGCCACCGCTGGTGCGTGGAACTCGATCTGGAGAAGTTCTTCGATCGGGTCAACCACGATGTATTGATGGCCCATGTGCAGCGCCAGGTTGAAGACAAGCGAGTGCTCAGGCTGATTCGCCGTTATCTCGAGGCCGGGGTGATGTCGGGCGGGGTCACCAGCCGCCGGCAGGAAGGGGCGCCGCAAGGCGGCCCGCTCTCGCCGTTGCTGTCGAACATCCTGCTCAACGAACTCGATCGCGAGCTGACAAAGCGGGGCCATCGCTTCGTACGCTATGCCGATGACGCGAACATCTATGTGCGCAGCCAGCGAGCCGGTGTGCGCGTAATGGCCAGCGTTGAGCGCGTCCTGAACCGGCGGCTGAAACTGACGCTGAATCGGGAAAAGAGCCGAGTGGCACGCCCCTGGATCTGCGACTACCTGGGCTATGGGATGAGCTGGCACCAGCAGCCGAGACTGAGAGTGGCAACCATGAGCCTGCGTCGCCTGCGCGACCGACTCAGAACGCTTCTGCGTAGCAACCGGGGACGCAAGATGGCGCATGTCATCGAGCGATTAAATCCGGTACTACGAGGCTGGAGCGGGTACTTCAAACTGAGCCAAAGCAAACGACCGCTCGAAGAGCTTGATGGCTGGGTGTGCCATAAACTTCGCTGTGTAATCTGGCGACAATGGAAACGGCCCTTTACGAGGGCGCGTAACCTGATGCGTTTAGGACTCAGTGAAGTGCGCGCCTGGAAATCGGCAGTCAACGGTCGGGGGCCATGGTGGAACTCAGGGGCATCGCATATGAATCAGGCGCTGCCAAAGAAGCTGTGGGATCGGCTTGGGCTGGTCTCAATACTGGATACGATCAACCGGCTTAGCCGCATAGCCTGA
- a CDS encoding IS1595 family transposase codes for MARNQVQFQPGLSLTNFLKRYATEEQCREALFKLRWPAGFICPECGHQGACCQLARRLYQCNRCHHQASLTARTIFDSTKLPLTTWFLAIYLLTQRKNSLSALQLSRELGVSYNTAWQLKHKIMQVMFERERNTVLSGRIEVDDAYLGGERPGKRGRGSENKVPFIAAVQTSAEGHPQYLQIRRVRAFTLKAIGSYAQQSVAPGSTVFSDGLACFRAFDARECQHLPIVTGSGRASAQHPTFKWVNTLLGNVKNALTGTFHAFDLKHAPRYLAEFEYRFNRRFDLGAMIERFSYAALRTPPMPYRLLKLAEVYA; via the coding sequence ATGGCCCGTAATCAGGTTCAATTCCAGCCCGGTCTTTCGCTCACTAACTTCCTTAAGCGCTACGCAACCGAGGAGCAGTGTCGCGAAGCGCTCTTCAAGCTACGTTGGCCAGCCGGTTTCATCTGCCCCGAGTGTGGCCATCAGGGCGCCTGCTGCCAATTGGCGCGGCGGCTGTATCAGTGCAACCGCTGCCATCATCAGGCCTCGCTGACCGCGCGGACGATTTTTGACAGTACCAAGCTCCCTCTGACCACCTGGTTCCTGGCGATCTACCTGCTGACTCAACGCAAGAACAGCTTGTCGGCCTTGCAGCTCTCGCGTGAACTGGGCGTGAGCTACAACACGGCCTGGCAGCTCAAGCACAAGATCATGCAGGTGATGTTCGAGCGTGAACGGAACACGGTGCTCAGTGGCCGCATTGAAGTCGATGATGCCTATCTCGGTGGTGAGCGGCCGGGAAAGCGCGGTCGCGGCTCGGAGAACAAGGTTCCCTTCATCGCGGCGGTGCAGACCAGCGCAGAAGGTCACCCTCAGTATTTGCAGATACGCCGTGTACGGGCCTTCACGCTCAAGGCGATCGGCAGTTACGCGCAGCAGTCGGTGGCGCCGGGAAGCACCGTATTCAGCGACGGTCTTGCATGTTTCCGGGCTTTCGATGCGCGGGAGTGCCAGCATTTGCCCATCGTGACAGGGAGTGGTCGGGCCAGTGCCCAGCATCCGACCTTCAAGTGGGTCAACACCCTGCTGGGCAACGTCAAAAACGCCCTGACCGGGACTTTCCATGCGTTCGATCTCAAGCATGCTCCGCGCTATCTGGCCGAGTTCGAGTACCGCTTCAACCGGCGCTTCGACCTTGGTGCCATGATAGAGCGGTTCAGCTATGCCGCACTGAGGACACCGCCTATGCCTTACCGGCTCCTCAAGCTGGCTGAGGTTTATGCGTAA
- a CDS encoding DUF58 domain-containing protein, which yields MKPARALLILLGVLLGLAIVLGTLQALAVEVPQSLQALWWGLLLALTGAALVDALRLGKLPSPRLERQLPGNLPLGRWSEVQLTLHHAYAQPVALEVFDHVADGMAFEHLPQRIDLHPGEQTQFAYRVRPLLRGHFHFDQCEISLPSPLRLWQARRYLALPGETRVYPDFARLHGAQLMAVDDWLSQLGVRQRPRRGLGLEFHQLREFRDGDSLRQIDWKATARKRTPIAREFQDERGQQIIFLLDCGRRMRSQDGELAHFDHALNACLLLSYVALRQGDAVGLATFAGEQQRFLAPVKGSAQLNVLLNAVYDLSSTLQPADFAAAADALLARQRRRALVVLVTNLRDEDDQELLAAVKRIGRQHRVLIASLREEVLDSLRHTPVEDLATALSYCGTVDYLNDRAGLHERLAVHNVPVLDARPSELGPQLVSRYLAWKKAGVL from the coding sequence ATGAAGCCCGCGCGCGCGTTGCTGATTCTGCTCGGCGTCCTGCTCGGCCTGGCCATTGTGCTCGGCACCTTGCAGGCACTGGCAGTCGAGGTGCCGCAAAGCCTGCAGGCGCTCTGGTGGGGGCTGCTGCTGGCACTGACCGGCGCGGCGCTGGTCGATGCCCTGCGCTTGGGAAAATTGCCCTCGCCACGTCTCGAGCGCCAGCTGCCAGGCAATCTGCCGCTGGGCCGCTGGAGCGAGGTGCAGCTGACTCTGCACCACGCCTATGCCCAGCCCGTGGCGCTGGAGGTGTTCGATCATGTGGCCGACGGCATGGCCTTCGAGCACCTGCCGCAACGTATCGATCTGCACCCGGGCGAACAGACCCAATTCGCCTACCGCGTGCGGCCGCTGCTCCGCGGGCACTTCCATTTCGACCAATGTGAAATCAGCCTGCCCAGCCCGCTGCGCCTGTGGCAGGCTCGCCGCTATCTGGCGTTGCCCGGAGAAACCCGGGTCTACCCGGACTTCGCCCGCCTGCATGGCGCGCAACTGATGGCGGTCGACGACTGGCTCAGCCAGCTTGGCGTGCGCCAGCGCCCGCGGCGCGGCCTCGGCTTGGAGTTTCACCAGTTGCGCGAATTCCGTGACGGCGACAGCCTGCGCCAGATCGACTGGAAAGCCACCGCCCGCAAGCGCACGCCGATCGCCCGGGAGTTCCAGGACGAGCGCGGCCAACAGATCATTTTTCTGCTCGACTGCGGCCGCCGTATGCGCAGCCAGGATGGCGAACTGGCGCACTTCGACCACGCCCTCAATGCCTGCCTGCTGCTCAGCTATGTGGCGCTGCGCCAGGGCGATGCGGTGGGCCTGGCAACCTTTGCCGGGGAACAGCAGCGCTTCCTCGCGCCAGTCAAAGGCTCGGCGCAACTCAATGTGCTACTGAATGCCGTGTACGACCTGAGCAGCACCCTGCAGCCGGCCGACTTCGCCGCTGCGGCCGACGCCCTGCTCGCCCGCCAGCGGCGCCGCGCCCTGGTGGTGCTGGTCACCAACCTGCGCGACGAAGACGATCAGGAGTTGCTCGCTGCAGTCAAACGCATCGGCCGCCAGCACCGCGTACTGATCGCCAGCCTGCGCGAAGAGGTGCTCGACAGCCTGCGCCACACACCGGTCGAGGATCTGGCAACAGCCCTGAGCTACTGCGGCACGGTCGACTACCTCAACGACCGCGCCGGCCTGCACGAACGTCTGGCCGTGCACAACGTGCCGGTACTCGACGCCCGGCCCAGCGAACTGGGCCCGCAGTTGGTCAGCCGCTATCTGGCCTGGAAGAAGGCCGGGGTGTTGTAG
- a CDS encoding AAA family ATPase, with product MSEHMPEQLSPPAAAAPQTPSSPAQQRQRASQLAQALRLELHKALIGQNAVVDDVLTALIAGGHVLIEGVPGLGKTLLVRALARCFGGEFTRIQFTPDLMPSDVTGHAVYDLQSEQFKLRKGPVFTNLLLADEINRAPAKTQAALLEVMQERQVTLEGRALAVPLPFMVLATQNPIEQEGTYPLPEAELDRFMLKLRMDYPEQAEELNMVRQVTRSTRADMLDVTPLRALLQAKDLLAIQKIASDLPLDEQVLDYAVRLARATRTWPGLILGAGPRASIALVRGARARALLRGGDFVLPDDIKSCALAVLRHRVRLAPELDIEGLEVDQVLQQLLDQVPAPRL from the coding sequence ATGAGCGAACACATGCCCGAACAGCTGAGCCCGCCCGCTGCAGCCGCACCCCAAACGCCGAGCAGCCCGGCGCAACAGCGCCAGCGCGCCAGCCAACTGGCCCAGGCTCTGCGCCTGGAGTTGCACAAGGCGCTGATCGGCCAGAACGCCGTGGTCGACGATGTGCTCACCGCCCTGATCGCCGGTGGCCACGTACTGATCGAGGGCGTCCCCGGCCTGGGCAAGACCCTGCTGGTACGTGCCCTCGCGCGCTGCTTCGGTGGCGAATTCACCCGCATCCAGTTCACCCCGGACCTGATGCCCAGCGACGTCACCGGCCACGCCGTATACGACCTGCAAAGCGAGCAGTTCAAGCTGCGCAAGGGCCCGGTGTTCACCAACCTGCTGCTGGCCGACGAGATCAATCGCGCCCCGGCCAAGACCCAGGCGGCCCTGCTGGAAGTCATGCAGGAGCGTCAGGTCACCCTCGAAGGGCGCGCCCTGGCGGTGCCGCTGCCGTTCATGGTGCTGGCCACGCAGAACCCGATCGAGCAGGAAGGCACCTACCCACTGCCCGAAGCCGAGCTGGACCGTTTCATGCTCAAGCTGCGCATGGACTACCCCGAGCAGGCCGAAGAACTGAACATGGTGCGTCAGGTCACCCGTTCGACCCGCGCCGACATGCTCGACGTCACCCCCTTGCGCGCCCTGCTGCAAGCCAAGGATCTGCTGGCCATCCAGAAGATCGCCAGCGACCTGCCGCTCGACGAACAGGTGCTCGATTATGCCGTGCGCCTGGCCCGCGCCACCCGCACCTGGCCAGGACTGATTCTCGGCGCCGGGCCACGCGCCTCGATCGCCCTGGTGCGTGGCGCCCGCGCCCGCGCCCTGTTGCGCGGCGGCGACTTCGTCCTGCCGGATGACATCAAGAGCTGCGCCCTGGCGGTACTGCGCCACCGTGTGCGCTTGGCGCCGGAGCTGGATATCGAAGGCCTGGAAGTCGACCAGGTGCTCCAGCAGTTGCTCGACCAGGTCCCGGCGCCGCGTCTATGA
- a CDS encoding DUF4350 domain-containing protein encodes MSRRRQFILGSALVLGLGLLGLYLLSRAQPYQETVEHGPAPEAQTNPYLAAEHFLRQQDLRVQRADDLQVLSTLPSAGQTLLLLGDRQRMSPRQVARLRAWAAKGGHLVFVAERLWDEDEGKSGDLLLDSLGLQQYQSDDLDEPENEIEEPTPEADDATAKAYPELTQLYLENEQAPAYFSFDTGFHLYDAQNRAHAWANSAAATHLVQLYHGDGLISVLSDSWIWQNDKIADYDNAWLLWYLSQDSAVTLLYHADRDNLLSLLLRYFPQALLALALLVGLGLWRVGMREGPLQAPASPNRRQLQEHLRGSADFLLRRGGQHSLLQGLQQDIQRRARRRHPGFERLGVTDQWQVLGRLTRLPSRAISQAMGPLPKQRLSAVDFTRQVAHLQTLRNAL; translated from the coding sequence ATGAGCAGACGCCGCCAGTTCATCCTCGGCAGCGCGCTTGTGCTTGGCCTGGGCCTGCTCGGTCTCTATCTGCTGAGCCGCGCCCAGCCCTATCAAGAAACCGTCGAGCACGGCCCGGCACCCGAAGCGCAGACCAACCCATACCTGGCCGCCGAGCACTTTCTCCGCCAGCAGGACCTGCGGGTGCAGCGCGCCGATGACCTGCAGGTACTATCGACATTGCCCAGCGCCGGACAGACCCTGTTGCTGCTGGGCGACCGCCAACGCATGAGCCCACGCCAGGTCGCACGCCTGCGGGCCTGGGCGGCCAAGGGTGGGCACCTGGTGTTCGTTGCCGAACGCCTGTGGGATGAGGATGAGGGCAAAAGCGGTGACCTGCTGCTCGATAGCCTGGGCCTGCAGCAGTACCAGAGCGACGATCTCGACGAGCCTGAGAACGAGATCGAGGAACCCACGCCAGAGGCAGACGATGCCACGGCCAAGGCCTACCCCGAGCTGACCCAGCTTTACCTGGAAAACGAGCAAGCGCCGGCCTACTTCAGTTTCGATACCGGCTTTCATCTCTACGATGCGCAAAATCGCGCGCATGCCTGGGCCAACAGCGCTGCGGCGACCCACCTGGTCCAGCTCTATCATGGCGACGGTCTGATCAGCGTGCTGAGCGACAGCTGGATCTGGCAGAACGACAAGATCGCCGATTACGACAATGCCTGGCTGCTCTGGTACCTGAGTCAGGACAGCGCCGTGACCCTGCTCTACCACGCCGATCGCGACAACCTGCTCAGCCTGCTGTTGCGCTACTTCCCCCAGGCCTTGCTGGCCCTGGCCCTGCTGGTCGGCCTCGGCTTGTGGCGCGTCGGTATGCGTGAGGGCCCGCTGCAAGCGCCGGCCAGCCCGAATCGCCGGCAATTGCAGGAACACCTGCGCGGCAGTGCCGATTTCCTCCTCCGCCGCGGCGGCCAACACAGCCTGCTGCAGGGTTTGCAACAGGACATCCAGCGCCGTGCGCGTCGCCGTCATCCCGGCTTCGAACGCCTCGGCGTGACCGATCAATGGCAGGTGCTGGGGCGCCTGACCCGCTTGCCCAGCCGCGCCATCAGCCAAGCCATGGGGCCGCTACCTAAGCAGCGTCTGTCCGCCGTCGATTTCACCCGCCAGGTCGCCCACCTGCAAACACTCAGGAATGCCCTATGA
- a CDS encoding DUF4129 domain-containing protein has product MRLTDASVAIRPRSPWEALDLGVLLARRHAGLLMASWALVSLPIFALLCLLLWDYPGWAIFAFWWLKPAFERLPLHILARALFGDTPSLKHALKALPGLLKPQLLASLTWRRFSLTRSFDLPVMQLEGLSGQARSQRLVVLGQRDAGAATWLTIVGMHLEMALWLGLASLFYLLLPAQIELDWSWQSLANAAAGEWLWLEHLSNLLYVLVLIAWEPVYVACGFTLYLNRRTALEGWDIELVFRQLRQRLTGVAYALLLGCGLLLLQAPLPAMAAEIGSCPLPEADPIGPEAARLLKQPLSSQAAQDSIGQLLDRPPFEHRETVTRWRFGEEETAQPNEEPISGLLELLEKFFKLAEFWNSIDAVALFFEALLWAALLGLVALLIWRYRQWLGAFAGRIGLAQRAVTPPSSQLFGLEVTPQSLPADVAGEVERLWAEQPRAALGLLYRALLSRLLHDYHLPLHSAHTESEVLRLVQDLDQAELSDLSQTLTLHWQNLAYGHRLPPDDLRQALCQDWRRLFNDGVRA; this is encoded by the coding sequence ATGCGCCTGACTGATGCCAGCGTGGCGATCCGCCCGCGCAGCCCCTGGGAAGCACTGGACCTAGGCGTGCTCCTGGCGCGCCGGCATGCCGGCCTGCTGATGGCCAGCTGGGCATTGGTCAGCCTGCCGATCTTCGCCCTGCTCTGCCTGTTGCTGTGGGACTACCCGGGCTGGGCGATATTCGCCTTCTGGTGGCTGAAACCGGCCTTCGAACGCCTGCCGCTGCATATCCTCGCGCGCGCCCTGTTCGGCGACACGCCAAGCCTCAAGCACGCGCTCAAAGCCCTGCCGGGCCTGCTCAAGCCACAACTGCTGGCCAGCCTGACCTGGCGCCGCTTCAGTCTCACGCGCAGCTTCGACCTGCCGGTTATGCAACTGGAAGGGCTGTCCGGCCAGGCACGCAGCCAGCGCCTGGTGGTACTGGGGCAACGCGATGCCGGCGCCGCGACCTGGTTGACCATAGTCGGCATGCACCTGGAAATGGCCCTGTGGTTGGGCCTGGCCAGCCTGTTCTACCTGCTGCTGCCGGCGCAGATCGAGCTGGACTGGAGCTGGCAGAGCCTGGCCAACGCGGCGGCCGGCGAATGGCTGTGGCTGGAGCACCTGTCCAACCTGCTGTATGTCCTGGTGCTGATCGCCTGGGAGCCGGTCTATGTCGCCTGCGGCTTTACCCTCTACCTGAATCGGCGCACCGCCCTGGAGGGCTGGGATATCGAACTGGTGTTCCGCCAACTGCGCCAACGCCTGACCGGCGTGGCCTATGCCCTGTTGCTCGGTTGCGGTCTGTTACTGCTGCAAGCCCCCCTGCCGGCCATGGCTGCCGAGATCGGCAGTTGCCCGCTGCCGGAGGCGGACCCCATCGGTCCCGAGGCCGCACGCCTGCTCAAACAACCGCTGAGCAGCCAGGCCGCCCAAGACAGCATCGGGCAACTGCTGGATCGGCCACCCTTTGAGCACCGCGAAACCGTCACCCGCTGGCGCTTCGGCGAGGAAGAGACCGCACAACCGAACGAAGAGCCGATCAGCGGCCTGCTGGAATTGCTCGAGAAATTCTTCAAGTTGGCCGAGTTCTGGAACAGCATCGACGCCGTCGCACTGTTTTTCGAGGCCCTGCTCTGGGCAGCCCTGCTCGGCCTGGTGGCGCTGCTGATCTGGCGCTATCGCCAATGGCTCGGCGCCTTCGCCGGGCGTATTGGCCTGGCTCAGCGCGCCGTAACGCCGCCCAGCAGCCAGCTATTCGGTCTGGAAGTGACCCCACAAAGCTTGCCGGCGGATGTCGCCGGCGAAGTCGAGCGGCTCTGGGCCGAGCAACCGCGCGCGGCCCTCGGCCTGCTCTATCGCGCCTTGCTCAGCCGCCTGCTGCACGACTATCACCTGCCCCTGCACAGCGCCCACACCGAGAGCGAAGTACTGCGCCTGGTTCAGGACCTGGATCAGGCCGAACTGAGCGACCTCAGCCAAACCCTGACCCTGCACTGGCAGAACCTCGCCTATGGCCATCGCCTGCCGCCGGATGATCTGCGCCAGGCGCTGTGCCAAGACTGGCGGCGCCTGTTCAATGACGGTGTGCGAGCATGA
- a CDS encoding stage II sporulation protein M, producing MKQSLFESRHQAAWQAFAGQLDALERGKTDSQQSKGFAAAYRRLCQQLALAQARGYSNHLIEQLQHLALRGHQQFYRHRSPLGAQLIGFLLAGFPRLVRAEWRCVLIASLVFFGSLLSMGVLVYLFPELLYSLVDPQQVASMEQMYDPDARRLGRFGERHSGDDWLMFGYYIMNNIGIAFQTFASGLLFGLGSLFFLLFNGLMIGAVAGHLTQIGYGETFWSFVIGHGAFELTAIALAGGAGIKLGWALLAPGRLPRSEALRLAAGRSVRLVGGVIVFLLLAAFIEAYWSSMTFAAPTVKYAVGAGLWLLVLSYLLLAGRGAHAPD from the coding sequence ATGAAACAGAGCCTGTTCGAAAGCCGCCACCAAGCCGCCTGGCAAGCCTTCGCCGGACAACTCGACGCGCTCGAACGCGGCAAGACCGACAGCCAGCAGAGCAAGGGCTTCGCCGCCGCGTACCGACGCCTCTGTCAGCAACTGGCCCTGGCCCAGGCACGCGGCTACAGCAATCACTTGATCGAGCAGTTGCAGCATCTGGCACTACGCGGTCACCAGCAGTTCTATCGCCATCGCAGCCCGTTGGGCGCGCAGTTGATCGGTTTCCTACTCGCCGGTTTCCCCCGTTTGGTGCGGGCCGAATGGCGCTGCGTGCTAATCGCCAGCCTGGTGTTTTTCGGCAGCCTGTTGAGCATGGGAGTACTGGTCTATCTGTTCCCCGAGCTGCTCTACAGCCTGGTCGATCCGCAGCAAGTCGCGAGCATGGAGCAGATGTACGACCCCGATGCCCGGCGCCTCGGACGCTTCGGCGAACGCCACTCGGGCGACGACTGGCTGATGTTCGGCTACTACATCATGAACAACATTGGCATCGCCTTTCAGACCTTCGCCAGCGGCCTGCTGTTCGGCCTGGGCAGCCTGTTCTTCCTGCTGTTCAACGGCCTGATGATCGGCGCGGTGGCCGGCCACCTGACCCAGATCGGCTACGGCGAGACCTTCTGGTCGTTCGTCATCGGCCACGGCGCCTTCGAATTGACCGCCATCGCCCTGGCTGGCGGCGCCGGTATCAAGCTCGGCTGGGCACTGCTCGCGCCCGGTCGCCTGCCACGTAGCGAAGCCTTGCGCTTGGCCGCCGGGCGCAGCGTGCGCTTGGTCGGCGGGGTCATAGTATTTCTGCTTCTGGCCGCGTTTATCGAGGCCTACTGGTCGTCGATGACCTTCGCCGCGCCAACCGTCAAATATGCGGTTGGCGCAGGCCTGTGGCTGCTGGTGCTGAGCTATCTGCTGCTGGCCGGCCGAGGTGCCCATGCGCCTGACTGA
- a CDS encoding RDD family protein, giving the protein MPHSATSPSPRPPRPPVRQPTALLDTRYQVETPEGIDLLLRPAGVVPRALAFTIDLLIRGLLLLVTYVVLGLLGKFGMGLATILLFLVTWWYMVLFEVFNQGRSPGKQMLGLRVVHDDGTPVGWAASLTRNLLRFVDILPFGYTLGILSCLNHPAFKRLGDIAAGTLVVYRDTLPARPSLPQAEPLHAPFALDLVEQRALLGFAERGASLSSERRTELAAILAEPLLVPREQAEQRINGIARGLLGPT; this is encoded by the coding sequence ATGCCGCATTCCGCCACCTCGCCATCTCCGCGTCCGCCTCGACCACCCGTTCGGCAGCCAACTGCGTTGCTGGATACCCGCTACCAGGTGGAAACCCCGGAAGGTATCGATCTGCTCCTGCGTCCGGCAGGTGTAGTGCCGCGTGCCCTGGCCTTTACCATCGACCTGCTGATTCGCGGCCTGCTATTGCTGGTGACGTACGTCGTCCTCGGTCTGCTCGGCAAGTTCGGCATGGGCCTGGCGACCATCCTGCTGTTCCTGGTGACCTGGTGGTACATGGTGTTGTTCGAGGTGTTCAACCAGGGCCGCTCGCCCGGCAAGCAGATGCTCGGCCTGCGCGTGGTGCACGATGACGGCACCCCGGTCGGCTGGGCCGCTTCGCTGACCCGCAACCTGCTGCGCTTCGTCGATATCCTGCCGTTCGGCTACACCCTGGGTATTCTCAGCTGCCTCAATCACCCGGCGTTCAAGCGCCTCGGCGATATCGCCGCCGGCACCCTGGTGGTCTACCGCGACACCCTGCCCGCGCGCCCGAGCCTGCCGCAGGCCGAACCGCTGCATGCACCCTTCGCCCTCGACCTGGTCGAGCAACGGGCCTTGCTCGGATTTGCCGAGCGCGGCGCCAGCCTGTCCAGTGAACGCCGCACCGAGCTGGCGGCGATTCTTGCCGAGCCACTGCTGGTACCGCGCGAGCAGGCGGAACAGCGGATTAATGGCATCGCCCGCGGCCTGCTGGGGCCGACATGA